TATTGGTATCAGAAAATCTATACAATGCCAACATAGGTCTTTATGAATAATTTCAGTCAGACAAATAAAGGTATAGGCATTGCTTTATTTACTCAAATTCTTTAAGGGAAGACAGAcctccttttttatttcttcaagCCTTCGCATGGatctctcgagctgttctttTACCTAATATTTTTAACAGaagaaaatgcaagcaaaaaagtattttaattaagatgACACAAACTTATATATGTATGGCACTATCTTAGCGAGAAAAGCTAAAAATGCCGAACTTGCCTGATCATCGTAATCATCACTGGGATGGGATAACAGGTCCCTACTTTGTCGGTCAACAGAATTTGAActgcaggaaaaaaaaaacagaacatcATGAAAAACGACAGAATCTAAACTGCAGAAAAGAAACCAGAACATAAGAGGACCCTTATGTGATTCATCatatctttctttctcttgatCATCTCCCAAGAAACACAATTGATACTGAAATACAAAAAGATCAACGTGGCCACAACATTTATGCAGATGTCATATTCAACTCCTAAAAGCATTTAGGACTCTGTCATCTAGTAATCGAGATAGGATATGTATTTTCTAGAAGTCAACGTGCAACTACATACAAGTATCAATTATTCCGGATGTTGTTAAATGAAAGGCTAACCAGCATACTCACGATCAAGTTAAGAGGATGCAACAATTAAAACTTTGActtataaaatacaaaagaacGTAATCTATGTATGCAAAATGTTAACAACTGTGCAATTTAAATATGAAGTCCAGTTCCACCCTTATCCTCTGACAGGTGATTAATGCCAAACAACAATTAGAAACAAGAAGGGCATCTTACCTGTTCCTTCTCCTTGAATGTTGATCTCTATCCTTGGCAGCTATAGTAgtatgatttttgtttttttccatCTCCCTATCTCTGTCAGAGTCCAATGCTCGATCTCTTTCCCAACCCTGATCATGGTTCCTGCTCTGTCCTTGCTCGGCATCTTCCAAATCTCTGTCTTGATGACGGTCTCTATCCAAGAAATGATCTCTTACTTGATCATAATCACGCTCACGGTCATACCCTCTATCCCTTTCTTGATCAACCCCAAGGGACCGGCCACGGTCACGTTCTCTTGATCGATCACTGTGCTCTCTCGACCGATCACTGTATCGATCCTTATACCGGTCTCTATCATGATCATACTCCCTCTCATGATCTCTATCTCTATCCCAGTTCCTGCCCCTCTCAACATTCCGTCCAAAACCTTCTCTGTCTCTACCAAAACCCAATCTTCCACCTCTAGTCCTCACTTCATTTACTCTGATAACTCTTCCATCAACAGTCTAATTCAAAGCTCAATAATGTCACTCAAGATTTTAAGAAAACAAACTGATCACAGACACCATAAATGTTCAAGTAtaaacttaaataaataaaacataccCTGCCATCCATCTCATTGATGGCATGAATTGCAGACCGAGGGTTCCTGAAAGTAACAAAGCCATAGCATTTTCCTCTGGTCGAAGCATCATTGATAATCTGTaaattgaagaattgaagAAGCAGCAGATGAGGGAAAGAAAACCTAAATGCTTAAAACCCTACAAAGTAAAatggaccaaaaaaaagaagaaggaaaagtaGCGGGAGTGACCTTAACGGCAATGACGGAACCATACAACTCAAAAACTCTGCGAACTCTATCCTCGGTGGCGTCGTACGGAAGGCCTCCAACGTAGACGGAGCTCTCGTCGTCTATCGTCATCTCCCTCACTCGCCCCTCTCCCAGTTGTTCTCAATAGTTTTCCTATTATTTTGCTTTCTTTACCAAATAACAAACGACATGTAGTGCACTGTGCAGTTCCCAGAAAAGAATGTGTCGTTTGAACTTTGGACCCAATGGCCACCCCCCACTGGGCCTtgcccaataaaaaaaaaacgacaCCCTCAATGTGGACTTTCAAAACAAGATGGATTTGACATCGGCCTGCCCAATTAGATTAAACGACACCCTCAatgttcaattttcaaaataagaTGGATTTCTATTGAGATTTGGATGGGgaattgttaaaaattaacatTATTGTTCGAATGATAATGACTATTTGGTTTGGATTTGTGGAAATGATTCATTTAAATGTAAGTTAGGTTAGTTAGTGGTGACAATGAACATATCTCGTTGCACTCAAATTTGAGTCCGTGCTCATATAAACTAGACTACTTTAAGAAAgtttagagaaaaaaagtaCTGTCTATCATAAATCAGGCGGTCCACGTCAAGGACAATTCGTTGATGGGCCCACATGTTGATGACTGATAATCTATCATGTGGCTGTTTAAATTCAAGAGTTGTCCTCCTCCTTGCTTACCCAAAAAATT
Above is a genomic segment from Prunus dulcis chromosome 7, ALMONDv2, whole genome shotgun sequence containing:
- the LOC117636198 gene encoding U1 small nuclear ribonucleoprotein 70 kDa isoform X1, whose product is MTIDDESSVYVGGLPYDATEDRVRRVFELYGSVIAVKIINDASTRGKCYGFVTFRNPRSAIHAINEMDGRTVDGRVIRVNEVRTRGGRLGFGRDREGFGRNVERGRNWDRDRDHEREYDHDRDRYKDRYSDRSREHSDRSRERDRGRSLGVDQERDRGYDRERDYDQVRDHFLDRDRHQDRDLEDAEQGQSRNHDQGWERDRALDSDRDREMEKNKNHTTIAAKDRDQHSRRRNSSNSVDRQSRDLLSHPSDDYDDQVKEQLERSMRRLEEIKKETIQMEESLKEKGKLVLDLQKKSKKLEDALINAKKNSSHHKMKLTKLHKSFMQVKDYTERLKSCEHELQSLVDTEMLEDEVDLRDGILTIGNT
- the LOC117636198 gene encoding U1 small nuclear ribonucleoprotein 70 kDa isoform X2, with the translated sequence MTIDDESSVYVGGLPYDATEDRVRRVFELYGSVIAVKIINDASTRGKCYGFVTFRNPRSAIHAINEMDGRTVDGRVIRVNEVRTRGGRLGFGRDREGFGRNVERGRNWDRDRDHEREYDHDRDRYKDRYSDRSREHSDRSRERDRGRSLGVDQERDRGYDRERDYDQVRDHFLDRDRHQDRDLEDAEQGQSRNHDQGWERDRALDSDRDREMEKNKNHTTIAAKDRDQHSRRRNSSNSVDRQSRDLLSHPSDDYDDQTIQMEESLKEKGKLVLDLQKKSKKLEDALINAKKNSSHHKMKLTKLHKSFMQVKDYTERLKSCEHELQSLVDTEMLEDEVDLRDGILTIGNT